A single window of Aphidius gifuensis isolate YNYX2018 linkage group LG1, ASM1490517v1, whole genome shotgun sequence DNA harbors:
- the LOC122860479 gene encoding monocarboxylate transporter 12 codes for MSLPREWSFNKESRTIIDSHNLSNLNNNRENNNFNNYQHITTSQKEFGKNTITSIVDENDMNNKNQLGSLFSIHSAPVYDLNTTSNLPCKPVSLVVQTTANSTPIVPPILPPLSSSSPSSRLSLPPQPSPETNDDEDNDNLLTISSLTARPLIAKSREIRSSRKCKNKKNIKNNKLINKNSTYVPLDGGYGWVVVGGAFFVQFWVAGLVKSYGVLYVEIMETFNDSSAAVASWIPAILSCLCLALAPVTSILCQKYSCRSVVFIGGIFCALGLTISYFATSLVHLFFSFGILTGIGGGLSTTPGIIIVSTYFDKHRALANGICVSGTAAGSFVFPLLIEILVANFGFHGTFLVLGGCMLHVCVSATLYRPLEDNPEAMVINENSIVKKIIINNDDDDDGDDNNDNNENKLLPIKQKKLELLFDNNDKTKRHNLLNELFHQNGTKNIDLIDNEEEKDIMGEELQMKPIQKIRSSSILHSVEDLSTDSTCVYKARPSIKSLKLSSLTVTHPHLMKKSTIQESPIKIKIKRTSIIQIIKRYIDLNLLKDPQFIMMCLSVTLMSTGSPYMLYYLPAYVHACGYTKSEAGYLVAISAVLDLCGRLGLGWLSDLHLFDRRKGYIGSIVAAGIAVLAIPMAQSFYILACSVGIYGLCLGCWFLLVPVLLADQYGTDKISSSYGLVRMFQSIGAISIPPLAGYLRDVTGSYSVCFLCMGTCMILGGLPLLLVSSSPKKSSKVNHPDEDNKDTSK; via the exons ATGTCACTACCGCGTGAGTGGAGTTTCAATAAAGAATCCAGGACCATCATTGACAgtcataatttatcaaatctcAATAATAatcgtgaaaataataattttaataattatcagcaTATTACAACATCACAAAAagaatttggaaaaaatacaattacctcaattgttgatgaaaatgatatgaataataaaaatcaattgggttcattattttcaattcattcAGCTCCagtttatgatttaaatacaACATCAAATTTACCATGTAAACCAGTATCTCTTGTTGTTCAAACAACAGCAAATTCAACTCCAATTGTACCACCAATATTACcaccattatcatcatcatcaccatcatcacgTTTATCATTACCACCACAACCAAGTCCAGAAACAAATGACGATGAagacaatgataatttattaacaatatcaaGTTTAACTGCTCGTCCACTTATTGCTAAATCACGTGAAATAAGATCATCacgtaaatgtaaaaataaaaaaaatattaaaaataataaattaattaataaaaattcaacatatgTACCTTTGGATGGTGGTTATGGCTGGGTCGTTGTTGGTGGTGcattttttgtacaattttgGGTTGCTGGACTTGTTAAATCATATGGAGTTTTGTATGTTGAAATTATGGAAACATTTAATGATTCATCAGCTGCTGTTGCATCATGGATACCAGCAATTCTTTCATGTTTGTGTCTTGCACTTG CACCAGTAACAAGCATACTGTGTCAAAAATACAGTTGTCGTTCTGTTGTATTTATTGGTGGAATTTTTTGTGCACTTGGTTTGACAATAAGCTACTTTGCAACAAGTCTAGTTCATCTATTTTTTAGCTTTGGTATACTAACAG GTATTGGTGGTGGACTATCAACAACACcaggtattattattgtatcaaCATACTTTGATAAACATCGTGCACTTGCAAATGGCATATGTGTTTCTGGTACAGCAGCTGGAAGTTTCGTATTTCCATTGTTGATTGAAATATTAGTTGCAAATTTTGGCTTTCATGGTACATTTTTAGTACTTGGTGGTTGTATGTTACACGTATGTGTATCAGCAACTTTATACAGACCACTTGAAGATAATCCAGAAGCAATGGTcatcaatgaaaattcaatagttaaaaaaataatcataaataatgatgatgatgatgatggtgatgataataatgataacaatgaaaataaattactgccaataaaacaaaaaaaacttgagctattatttgataataatgataaaacaaaaagacataatttattaaatgaattatttcatcaaaatggtacaaaaaatattgatttaattgataatgaagaagaaaaagatataATGGGTGAAGAATTACAAATGAAGCCAATACAAAAAATTCGTAGTTCAAGTATATTACACAGTGTTGAAGATTTATCAACAGATTCAACATGTGTTTATAAAGCAAGGccatcaattaaatcattaaaattatcatcattaacagtAACACATCcacatttaatgaaaaaatcaacaatacaaGAATcaccaattaaaataaaaattaaacgaacaagtataatacaaataataaagcgatacattgatttaaatttattaaaagatcCGCAATTTATTATGATGTGTTTATCTGTTACATTAATGAGTACTGGAAGTCCATATATGCTTTATTATCTTCCTGCTTATGTGCATGCATGTGGTTATACTAAATCAGAAGCTGGTTATCTTGTTGCAATATCAGCTGTGTTGGATCTTTGTGGACGTCTTGGTCTTGGTTGGTTGTCTGATCTTCATTTATTCGACAGACGAAAAGGATACATTGgaag tATTGTTGCTGCTGGTATTGCAGTGTTGGCTATTCCAATGGCACAATCATTTTACATACTTGCTTGTTCAGTTGGTATTTATGGATTATGTCTTGGTTGTTGGTTTCTACTTGTTCCAGTACTTCTTGCTGATCAATATGGTActgataaaatatcatcaagcTATGGACTCGTTAGAATGTTTCAAAGTATCGGTGCCATCTCCATTCCACCACTTGCag GATACTTGAGAGATGTAACTGGTAGTTACTCAGTGTGCTTTCTTTGCATGGGAACATGTATGATCCTTGGAGGATTACCTCTACTTCTAGTATCAAGTTCtccaaaaaaatcatcaaaagttAATCATCCCGACGAAGACAACAAAgatacatcaaaataa
- the LOC122860481 gene encoding WD repeat domain-containing protein 83, which translates to MDFNFVKEIECNQGGVRAVRFSVDGSYCVTCGSNRTIKLWNPHRHALLKTYFGHGDEVLDACTACDSSQIVSCGVDKSVILWDVATGTPLRRYRGHASSVTTVRFNEESSMAISGSRDNSVMFWDMRSKSITPVQTLNDAKDSISSIRISDHEILSASYDCKIRRYDIRVGQLSTDCLGEPVTCASFTRDGQCIVASCADGSVRLLDKDSGELLGEFTGHTVDNLCLESSVDCYDTKIMSGSADGKLWIWDLVSQNVIAKLVGDKLSKHATVSVAVHPQENCIIAANGASILMWSENKKDI; encoded by the coding sequence atggattttaattttgtaaaagaaATTGAATGTAATCAAGGAGGAGTAAGAGCTGTTCGTTTTAGTGTTGATGGTTCATATTGTGTAACATGTGGTTCAAATAGAACAATAAAACTTTGGAATCCTCATCGTCAtgcattattaaaaacatattttggACATGGTGATGAAGTACTGGATGCATGTACAGCATGTGACAGTAGTCAAATAGTATCATGTGGTGTTGATAAATCAGTGATACTTTGGGATGTAGCAACTGGTACACCATTACGTAGATATCGTGGTCATGCCAGTAGTGTAACAACAGTAAGATTTAATGAAGAATCATCAATGGCAATATCTGGATCACGTGATAATTCTGTTATGTTTTGGGACATGCGTTCAAAATCAATAACACCAGTACAAACATTAAACGATGCCAAGGATTCAATTTCAAGTATAAGAATATCTGATCACGAAATTCTATCAGCCTCTTATGATTGTAAAATAAGAAGATATGACATACGTGTTGGACAATTATCAACAGATTGTCTTGGTGAACCAGTCACATGTGCTAGTTTTACACGTGATGGACAATGTATTGTTGCAAGTTGTGCTGATGGTTCTGTTAGATTATTAGATAAAGATTCTGGCGAATTACTTGGTGAATTTACTGGACAtactgttgataatttatgtcTTGAATCAAGTGTTGATTGTTATGatacaaaaataatgtcaGGTTCTGCTGATGGTAAATTATGGATATGGGATTTAGTTAGTCAAAATGTCATTGCAAAACTTGTtggtgataaattatcaaaacatgCAACTGTATCAGTAGCTGTACATCCACaagaaaattgtattattgctGCAAATGGTGCCAGTATTTTAATGTggtcagaaaataaaaaagatatttaa
- the LOC122860486 gene encoding 8-oxo-dGDP phosphatase NUDT18, whose translation MSDVIEESIVQILDGKFLDDSDDLCDFTLSEQNEAIESRGIQPSASSSYVPICQKTVTYIVAAVLINEDNEILMIQESKSSCNGKWYLPAGRVEPNENLIDAVKREVLEETGLFMEAKTLIMVECASGSWFRFVMTGNVIGGKLKTIEQADDESLQASWIKNIEQLELRSSDILPLIQRCKDYKNNQADSWHLSLLPSVKSRSKLYLRLVTCIKKKSTNRMHVLVSEKTTLHLPICEINPSRNLHSTLHKFMVEIFGEDVAQHRPHGLLSVEFSDGDGGDGVCFTLLVSFRPPLEDVPIKGKYIWHELTQNNADLISSRLPKNMTIPLNVVR comes from the exons atgtCAGATGTTATTGAAGAAAGTATTGTACAAATTTTAGATGGTAAATTTCTTGATGATAGTGATGATCTTTGTGACTTTACATTATCAGAACAAAATGAAGCAATAg aatcAAGAGGTATTCAACCATCAGCAAGTTCAAGTTACGTTCCAATATGTCAAAAAACAGTGACATATATTGTTGCAGCAGTATTGATTAATGAAGATAATGAAATTCTCATGATACAAGaatcaaaatcatcatgtaATGGTAAATGGTATTTACCTGCTGGACGTGTTGaaccaaatgaaaatttaattgatgctGTTAAAAGAGAAGTACTTGAAGAAACTGGTTTATTTATGGAAGCTAAAACTTTGATTATGGTTGAATGTGCAAGTGGATCATGGTTTAGATTTGTCATGACTGGTAATGTTATTGgtggtaaattaaaaacaattgaacaAGCTGATGATGAATCATTACAAGCAAGttggattaaaaatattgaacagCTTGAACTTAGATCATCTGATATATTACCACTTATACAACGTTGtaaagattataaaaataatcaagctGATTCATGGCATTTGTCATTATTGCCATCAGTCAAAAGTAGAAGTAAACTTTATCTACGACTTGTTacttgtatcaaaaaaaaatcaac aaatcgTATGCATGTTTTGGTGTCAGAGAAAACAACACTTCATCTGCCAATTTGTGAAATAAATCCTAGTAGAAATTTACATTCTACACTTCATAAATTTATGGTG gAAATATTTGGTGAAGATGTTGCACAACATAGACCACATGGTTTATTGTCTGTTGAATTTagtgatggtgatggtggtgatgGAGTTTGTTTTACTCTACTTGTTTCATTCAGACCACCACTTGAAGATGTACCAATTAAAGGAAAATACATTTGGCATGAACTCACACAAAATAATGCTGATTTAATATCATCACGTTTACCAAAAAACATGACTATTCCTCTAAATGTTGTACGttaa
- the LOC122860480 gene encoding sterol carrier protein 2 — MVRKESVYVVGVGMTKFEKPGTRDDFDYPQMAKEAVTKALQDARVSYDEINAACVGYVYGDSTSGQRALYEIGLSGCPVYNVNNNCSTGSTALILAKQIIETGKADCVLALGFEKMEKGSLTSKFNDRTNPMDKHVTLMAELSGINQTPITAQLFGNAAIEHMNKYGTKAEHFAKIAYKNHLHSVNNPYSQFQDKYTLEQIKNSPNVFGPLTKLQCCPTSDGSAAVILANQDFVRRHNLQHQAVEILAMEMTTDTATTFAEKSHIKIVGYDMTKNAADKVFASVPYSPCDVDVIELHDCFSANELITYEALGLCPPGKAGELIDSGNNTYGGKYVINPSGGLISKGHPLGATGLAQCAELCWQLRGQAGKRQVAGAKLALQQNIGLGGAVVVGLYKLGFSGTIKKSLVKAAVSPDGFKANAVFKVFESAMKEDEDGLIDKFRGIYGFTITNGPDGTEGYWIINAKTGKGSVEFNGKTKPDVLFTISDTDIVDFISGKLNPQQAFFQGKIKIKGNMGLAMKLPDLQKKAAKKIELLKSKL; from the exons atggtaCGAAAAGAATCAGTATatgttgttggtgttggtatgacaaaatttgaaaaaccaGGAACACGAGATGATTTTGATTATCCACAAATGGCCAAAGAAGCTGtaacaaaagctctacaagatGCTAGAGTATCATACGATGAAATAAATGCTGCATGTGTTGGCTATGTTTATGGTGATTCAACATCTGGTCAACGTGCATTATATGAAATTGGATTAAGTGGTTGTCCAGtttataatgttaataataattgttcaaCTGGTTCAACAGCACTTATCCTAGctaaacaaataattgaaacTGGTAAAGCTGATTGTGTACTTGCATTGGGTTttgaaaaaatggaaaaaggttcattaacatcaaaatttaatgatcGTACAAATCCAATGGATAAACATGTTACATTAATGGCTGAATTATCTGGTATTAATCAAACTCCAATAACAGCACAGCTATTTGGTAATGCTGCTATTGAACACATGAATAAATATGGAACAAAAGCTGAACATTTTGCTAAAATTGcatataaaaatcatctaCATTCAGTTAATAATCCATACTCACaatttcaagataaatatacattggaacaaattaaaaattcaccaaATGTATTTGGTCCATTAACTAAATTACAATGTTGTCCAACATCTGATGGTAGTGCTGCTGTTATATTGGCAAATCAAGATTTTGTACGTCGTCATAATTTACAGCATCAAGCTGTTGAAATATTAGCCATGGAAATGACAACAGATACAGCAACAACATTTGCTGAAAAAAGTCATATTAAAATTGTCgg cTATGATATGACAAAAAATGCAGCAGATAAAGTATTTGCAAGTGTACCATATTCACCATGTGATGTTGATGTTATTGAACTGCATGATTGTTTTtctgcaaatgaattaataacatATGAAGCATTGGGTCTTTGTCCACCTGGTAAAGCTGGTGAATTAATTGATTCTGGTAATAATACATATGGTGGTAAATATGTTATAAATCCAAGTGGTGGATTAATATCAAAAGGACATCCGCTGGGAGCAACTGGTTTAGCTCAATGTGCTGAGTTATGCTGGCAATTACGTGGTCAAGCTGGTAAACGTCAAGTTGCTGGTGCTAAATTAGcattacaacaaaatattgGACTTGGtggtgctgttgttgttggtcTTTATAAACTTGGTTTTTCTggtacaattaaaaaaagtctTGTTAAAGCTGCTGTATCACCAGATGGCTTTAAAGCAAATGCTGTATTTAAAGTATTTGAAAGTGCTATgaaagaagatgaagatggcttgattgataaatttcgTGGTATTTATGGTTTTACAATTACAAATGGACCAGATGGAACTGAAGGTTACTGGATTATAAATGCTAAAACTGGAAAAGGATCTGTTGAATTTAATGGAAAAACTAAACCAGATGTGCTATTTACCATAAGTGATActgatattgttgattttatatcTGGTAAATTAAATCCACAACAAGCATTCTTTCagggtaaaattaaaatcaaaggAAACATGGGACTTGCTATGAAATTACcagatttacaaaaaaaagctgctaaaaaaattgagcttttaaaatctaaattataa
- the LOC122860478 gene encoding kelch-like protein 18, with product MQQGTEGGESGGVVWGVTRGVSRPAERVRGAGFVRHNHHQQQQQQQQQRYFNLNSTTLTNNNMSCAPEQLKSENENEKTTVFQEPELFSKGFPIFEEIRRQGKLCDVTLKVEGQTFSAHRVVLAATIPYFHAMFLNNMVESKQKDITLQGFDAVALEALINFAYSGKVTLNKDNVQSIMMGASFLQLTKVRDACADVLISHLHPYNALGICNFADRLNCVTLVEEATKYITQYFYQVSNSDEFLSLTINDVNNLISQDELYVSSEVQVFEAVIRWIKHNKDDRIKYLSTLLKFVKLPLLSPEYLVEHVAKEDLIKRCHECRDLLDEAKDCHLIPGRKNLLDSYRFRPRVCNNIVGHIFAVGGLTKYGNSLSTVEVYDPHNQVWRRSEAMTMDRSRVGVAVHENKLYAFGGYNGVERLSTVEVYHPALRSWKIIAQMHCKRSAVGTAALNDYLYVCGGYDGLISLNTVERYCPSTDKWEMLRSMNKHRSAGGVVAFEGYIYALGGHDGLSIFDSVERYDPQTKEWTTVKPMLKRRCRLGVATLFGKMYACGGYDGTSFLRTVEVYDPKKDTWEFVASMNMMRSRAALVANMGKLWAIGGYDGDSNLSEVEVYDPQTNKWTYAAPMCAHEGGVGVGVIPNPYC from the exons ATGCA GCAAGGGACGGAAGGAGGAGAAAGTGGTGGAGTAGTATGGGGAGTGACTCGCGGTGTATCAAGACCAGCTGAACGTGTCAGAGGGGCCGGTTTTGTAcgtcataatcatcatcaacaacaacaacaacaacaacaacagcgttattttaatttaaattcaacaactttaactaataataatatgtcatGTGCTCCGGAACaattaaaaagtgaaaatgaaaatgaaaagacAACAGTATTTCAAGAACcagaattattttcaaaaggtTTTCCAATATTTGAAGAAATTAGAAGACAAGGAAAATTATGTGACGTCACACTCAAG gtTGAAGGACAAACATTTAGTGCACATAGAGTTGTACTGGCTGCAACAATTCCATATTTTCATgcaatgtttttaaataacatgGTAGAAAGTAAACAAAAAGATATAACACTTCAGGGTTTCGATGCTGT TGCATTGGAagctttgataaattttgcaTATTCTGGTAAAGTAACATTAAACAAAGACAATGTACAAAGCATCATGATGGGTGcatcatttttacaattaacaaAAGTACGTGATGCATGTGCTGATGTATTGATATCACATCTTCATCCTTACAATGCACTTGGTATATGTAATTTTGCTGATAGATTAAATTGTGTAACACTAGTCGAAGaagcaacaaaatatataacacaatatttttatcaagtatcaaattcagatgaatttttatcattaacaataaatgatgttaataatttaatatcacaaGATGAACTTTATGTATCATCAGAGGTACAAGTATTTGAAGCTGTTATAAGATGGATTAAACATAATAAAGATGatagaattaaatatttatcaacattattaaaatttgttaagCTACCATTACTTAGTCCAGAATATCTAGTCGAACATGTTGCAAAAGAGGATCTTATTAAAAGATGTCACGAGTGTAG AGATTTATTAGATGAAGCCAAAGATTGTCATTTGATACCTGGTAGAAAAAATCTACTGGATAGTTATAGATTTAGACCAAgagtttgtaataatattgttggaCATATATTTGCTGTTGGTGGTTTAACAAAATATGGTAATTCATTGAGTACAGTTGAGGTGTATGATCCACATAATCAGGTGTGGCGAAGATCAGAGGCAATGACAATGGATAGATCACGAGTTGGTGTTGCTGTTCATGAGAATAAATTATATGCATTTGGTGGATATAATGGAGTTGAAAGATTATCAACTGTTGAAGTTTATCATCCTGCATTGAGATCATGGAAAATTATTGCACAAATGCATTGTAAAAGAag tgctgTTGGAACAGCTGCATTGAATGATTATCTATATGTTTGTGGTGGATATGATGGTTTGATATCATTGAATACTGTTGAAAGATACTGTCCATCAACTGATAAATGGGAAATGTTACGTTCAATGAATAAGCATAGATCTGCTGGTGGAGTTGTTGCTTTCGAAGGTTATATTTATGCTCTTGGTGGACATGATGGTCTATCAATATTTGATTCAGTTGAACGTTATGATCCACAAACAAAAGAATGGACAACTGTCAAGCCAATGTTGAAACGTAGATGTCGACTTGGTGTTGCAACATTGTTTGGAAAAATGTATGCTTGTGGTGGATATGATGGAACATCATTTTTAAGAACTGTTGAAGTTTATGATCCGAAAAAGGATAC aTGGGAATTTGTTGCTTCAATGAACATGATGAGAAGCCGAGCAGCTCTAGTCGCAAATATGGGAAAATTATGGGCCATTGGTGGCTATGATGGTGACAGTAATCTTTCAGAAGTTGAAGTTTATGATccacaaacaaataaatggaCATATGCAGCACCAATGTGTGCTCATGAAggtggtgttggtgttggAGTCATTCCAAACccttattgttga
- the LOC122860484 gene encoding transmembrane protein 39A-B — protein sequence MPAAKRNSGKNGSGRAQQNNTSQQSNHSTNLNDDKKNIDTINGRLLAPKHVPVPQIPVDGLLKFETISLIASIIAASTQFLNLYRTVWWLPNSYNNYAMNFYLIDRYLVVFIITIITWRFIYTLFCKFIEIISHPKWLSNIQKVIRIILLLIVISIISYCIFHMIQDHGVMRIIYLSYPCLSVYMILYGSSLAPFLDPSIVPVYIKEDKKTKYILDKPFHNCLQNPIAIRNEVTNLTNDFNIRLKNLLYSSARCAYICCITPIIFAPKQLYFNIPWVIQHILLFWLGRLCAYFTQIYPVKYCDVLHRASLHLGKWIKVDNNKSNKNLDEQVPSWNETSIWPHGSLVSYKNNLYRSEGLCTTAVPNNTSQKRFHALFNNPAIIMLTFLSIQFIIMIYEFLTLFRQISLYQTISITMLFLINLNSLYKLLRDYIICYKIYGAEKIVQERAQAAINTSQ from the exons atgccaGCTGCAAAAAGAAATTCTGGTAAAAATGGATCTGGAAGAGCACAACAAAATAACACATCACAACAAAGTAATCATTCAactaatttaaatgatgataaaaaaaatattgatacaatTAATGGAAGATTATTAGCTCCAAAACATGTACCAGTACCACAAATTCCAGTTGATGGTCTGCTTAAATTTGAAACAATATCATTAATTGCATCAATAATTGCTGCATcaacacaatttttaaatctttatagAACAGTTTGGTGGCTTCCAAATTCATACAATAACTATgctatgaatttttatcttattgaTAGATAtcttgttgtatttattataacaataataacatggagatttatttatacattattttgtaaatttattgaaattataagtCATCCAAAATGGCtatcaaatattcaaaaagttATCAG aatAATCTTGCTTTTGATAgtcatttcaataatttcatattgtatttttcacATGATTCAAGATCATGGTGTCAtgagaataatttatttgtcatatcCATGTTTATCAGTTTACATGATATTATATGGTTCATCATTAGCACCATTTTTGGATCCATCAATAGTAccagtatatataaaagaagataaaaaaacaaagtacaTACTTGATAAACCATTTCACAATTGTCTACAAAATCCAATTGCAATTAGAAATGAAGTTACTAATTTAactaatgattttaatattagattaaaaaatttattatattcatcagCTAGATGTGCTTATATTTGTTGTATAACACCAATAATATTTGCACcaaaacaattgtattttaatataccaTGGGTTATACagcatatattattattttggctTGGTAGACTTTGTGCATATTTTACACAAATATATCCAGTAAA aTACTGTGATGTTTTACATCGTGCATCATTACATCTTGGTAAATGGATAAAAGTTGATAACAACAAATCCAATAAAAACCTTGACGAACAAGTACCAAGTTGGAATGAAACATCAATATGGCCACATGGTTCACTAGtctcatataaaaataatttatatcgtTCAGAGGGTCTTTGTACTACAGCTGTACCTAATAATACTAGTCAAAAAAGATTCCAC gcGTTGTTCAACAATCCAGCAATTATCATGCTCACATTTTTAAgcatacaatttataataatgatttatgaatttttaacattgtttAGACAAATATCATTGTATCaaacaatatcaataacaatgttatttctcattaatttaaattcactctATAAGCTACTACGtgattatataatttgttataaaatttatggagctgaaaaaattgtacaagAACGAGCTCAAGCAGCCATAAATACATCTCAATAA
- the LOC122860483 gene encoding leucine-rich repeat-containing protein 47-like, giving the protein MDHETAWTEVSQAQKENRHELVLSGASISKKILECGLDKNIFHLENINYLNISQTCLDNIPDEIKQLENLTTLVLHSNKLTTIPGCIKSLSKLKVIDCSRNQLVTLPEELSSLSQLTIINFSSNNITHLPCQIKNTKLASLDLSNNKLEVFPDVCYSELVLLAEIKVNANSIKEIPSSISLLSSLKLLDVADNNISTVPGELADCLKLKELNLKGNKLNDRRLYKLVDQCRTKQVLDYVRQNCKKNDNNSSGKNKKGKKNQKTSESDTVTQEIENLTHKVQVLRLADETPVIKLNDIVKNVRPHIVACVIRNLSFNNDTFKKMIQLQNKLHEGICEKRNAATLATHDLDRFVPGDLTYTAMPPRQIMIQPLGRNKCYSAAALFLKLQTEADNLRREKKRNVYSGIHRYLYLIEGKPEYPCVIDGSNQVISLPPITNGDITKISTDTKNIFVEVTSATSHQICRNVLDEFLKELVIQGIGCSVTTDENSKPFSHLHVEQVKVVDLEGNLKHVYPSKNDLPFSDNNIVIVR; this is encoded by the exons atggaTCATGAAACAGCATGGACCGAAGTGTCCCAAgcacaaaaagaaaatagacaTGAGCTTGTATTATCAGGTGcttcaatatcaaaaaaaatattagaatgtggtcttgataaaaatatatttcatcttgaaaatataaattatttaaacatcagTCAAACTTGTCTTGATAATATACCAGATGAAATAAAACAGCtggaaaatttaacaacattggtacttcattcaaataaattaacaacaattccTGGATGTATCAAgagtttatcaaaattaaaagtcaTTGATTGTTCAAGAAATCAATTGGTAACATTACCAGAAGAATTATCATCTCTTTcacaattaacaataattaattttagctCGAATAACATAACACATTTGCcatgtcaaattaaaaatacaaaacttgCATCATTGgatttatcaaacaataaaCTTGAAGTATTTCCAGATGTTTGTTATTCTGAGCTTGTTCTTTTGGCTGAAATTAAAGTTAATGCTAATTCAATCAAAGAAATTCCATCATCAATAAGTCTTTTGTCATCTCTTAAATTATTAGATGTAGCTGACAACAATATTTCCA cTGTACCTGGAGAATTGGctgattgtttaaaattaaaagaacttAATTTAAAAGGCAACAAATTAAATGACAGAAGACTTTATAAACTTGTTGATCAATGCAGAACAAAGCAAGTACTTGATTATGTCAgacaaaattgtaaaaaaaatgacaataattcatctggcaaaaataaaaaaggtaaaaaaaatcaaaagacaTCAGAGAGTGATACAGTGACacaagaaattgaaaatttaactcACAAAGTACAAGTACTACGTTTAGCTGATGAAACACcagtcattaaattaaatgacattgTTAAAAATGTCAGACCACATATTGTTGCTTGTGTCATtagaaatttatcatttaacaaTGATACATTTAAGAAAATGAtacaattacaaaataaactaCATGAGGGTATTTGTGAAAAACGTAATGCAGCAACATTGGCAACTCATGATCTTGATCGTTTTGTACCTGGTGATTTGACATACACTGCAATGCCACCAAGACAAATTATGATACAACCACTTGGACGTAATAAATGTTATTCAGCTGCTGCATTATTTCTTAAGCTTCAAACTGAAGCTGATAATttaagaagagaaaaaaaacgtAATGTTTATTCTGGTATACatcgttatttatatttgattgaaGGCAAACCAGAGTATCCATGTGTTATTGATGGTTCTAATCAGGTTATATCATTGCCACCAATAACTAATGGTGATATTACTAAAATTTCAACtgatactaaaaatatatttgtcgaAGTAACAAGTGCAACTTCACATCAAATTTgcag aaaTGTAttggatgaatttttaaaagaactTGTTATTCAAGGAATTGGATGTTCTGTAACAActgatgaaaattcaaaaccaTTCAGCCATCTTCATGTTGAACAAGTTAAAGTTGTTGATTTAGAAGGAAACTTGAAACATGTTTATCCATCTAAAAATGATTTGCCATTTTCTGATAATAACATTGTTATTGTCAGATAA